One window from the genome of Mesorhizobium loti encodes:
- a CDS encoding ATP dependent DNA ligase yields the protein MWRRRLLHWRREVGPRGLGLEASEQSLSQRPSDIWVKTKCWEISDFELVGLKRETGQQTVGLMPREGKYAGPATIALTKQMRERLMERVRKGRPPEGLPEAITGPEVE from the coding sequence GTGTGGCGGCGTCGACTTCTACACTGGCGTCGAGAAGTTGGGCCTAGAGGGCTTGGTCTCGAAGCGTCGGAACAGTCCCTATCGCAGCGGCCGTCCGACATCTGGGTCAAGACCAAATGCTGGGAGATCAGCGATTTCGAATTAGTTGGTCTGAAACGGGAGACCGGGCAGCAGACCGTTGGGCTCATGCCACGGGAGGGCAAATATGCCGGTCCCGCTACCATTGCGCTGACCAAACAGATGCGTGAACGGCTGATGGAGCGCGTTCGCAAGGGTAGACCACCAGAGGGTCTTCCGGAGGCGATCACGGGGCCAGAGGTGGAATAG
- a CDS encoding DNA methyltransferase, with product MTILREEIADESVDLVYLDPPFNSQVNYNVLFRTPDEDAASAQVEAFRDTWTWGPEAKWAFDEIMHTGGGVTPIVHALHAALGDSDMMAYLVMMAQRLHELRRVLRPTGSLYLHCDPTASHYLKIILDAIFGPTNFLNEVIWKRTSAHSSARRYGPIHDVLLFYSRGERHCWNAQYQPYDAEYLDTFFDQEDADGRRWKRTDLTGAGKRNGETGKPWRGIDITAKGRHWSTSPDQLDALDLAGKVHWPKKAGGMPRLRQYPEDLPGVALQDIWTDIKPLHNRAAERLHYPTQKPVSLLDRILRSSANVGEVVLDPFCGCGTTIAAAQLAGRQWIGIDVAYHAIRVIEDRLADMPGKIDYDLGGIPRDFASAARLAERDKYQFQWWANYLVGVQALKEIRKGPDRGIDGQMYFMNGPRGWGRVLTSVKGGQHIGTKDVREFKAVIDRERAEMGLFICLREPTRDMRSEAASFGFVDTAHGHLPRLQIVSIERWFNGERPTIPSLGHLSREFFRQSSKPEKSKKPRRPDPTAPEFPFSFIGDGKDAVVHFNPTAVPKEHGLSEGLL from the coding sequence TTGACGATTCTCCGGGAAGAAATTGCAGACGAAAGCGTGGATCTCGTCTATCTCGATCCGCCGTTTAACAGCCAAGTCAACTACAACGTCCTCTTTCGAACTCCCGATGAAGATGCCGCCAGCGCTCAAGTAGAGGCATTCCGAGATACGTGGACTTGGGGGCCAGAGGCCAAGTGGGCTTTCGATGAGATTATGCATACTGGCGGTGGTGTCACGCCGATTGTGCATGCTCTGCATGCAGCGCTCGGTGACAGCGATATGATGGCCTATTTGGTCATGATGGCGCAACGGTTGCACGAGTTACGACGCGTTCTAAGGCCAACAGGAAGCCTTTATTTGCATTGCGATCCAACGGCGAGCCATTACCTCAAGATCATTCTCGACGCGATTTTCGGCCCGACGAATTTTCTGAACGAGGTAATCTGGAAAAGAACTAGCGCACATAGTAGCGCACGACGTTACGGGCCAATCCATGACGTTTTGCTGTTCTATTCGCGTGGTGAACGGCATTGCTGGAATGCTCAGTATCAGCCTTACGACGCAGAATATTTGGACACTTTTTTTGATCAGGAGGACGCTGACGGCCGGCGTTGGAAGCGCACTGATCTTACCGGTGCGGGAAAGAGGAATGGCGAAACTGGTAAACCTTGGCGCGGCATCGACATTACGGCCAAGGGAAGGCATTGGTCGACGTCGCCTGACCAACTTGACGCCCTTGATCTTGCTGGGAAGGTTCATTGGCCGAAGAAGGCGGGGGGTATGCCGCGACTCCGGCAGTATCCCGAGGATCTGCCTGGTGTCGCGCTTCAGGACATTTGGACGGACATCAAACCGCTGCATAATCGAGCGGCGGAACGATTGCACTACCCCACTCAGAAACCTGTGTCGCTGTTAGATAGAATACTCCGGTCTTCCGCCAATGTGGGCGAGGTGGTGCTGGATCCATTCTGCGGCTGCGGAACGACCATTGCTGCTGCCCAGTTGGCCGGTCGTCAATGGATCGGTATTGATGTGGCGTATCATGCCATCCGTGTGATCGAAGACCGCTTGGCCGATATGCCTGGTAAGATTGACTATGATCTTGGCGGCATCCCCCGCGACTTCGCCAGTGCTGCCCGTCTCGCCGAGCGGGACAAATACCAATTTCAATGGTGGGCCAACTACCTGGTTGGCGTCCAAGCGCTAAAGGAAATTCGAAAAGGCCCGGACCGTGGTATCGACGGTCAAATGTATTTCATGAACGGGCCGCGCGGCTGGGGGCGTGTGCTGACATCCGTTAAAGGCGGTCAGCATATCGGCACCAAAGATGTGCGTGAGTTCAAAGCTGTGATCGATCGTGAACGCGCGGAAATGGGCTTATTCATCTGCCTCCGAGAACCCACGCGCGACATGCGTTCGGAAGCCGCGTCCTTCGGCTTTGTCGATACTGCCCACGGTCACCTGCCCAGATTGCAGATCGTTTCAATCGAGCGCTGGTTCAATGGGGAGCGCCCAACTATCCCTTCGCTTGGGCATCTCTCACGGGAATTTTTCCGCCAATCTTCCAAACCTGAAAAGAGCAAGAAACCGAGGCGTCCGGACCCAACCGCACCTGAGTTCCCATTCAGCTTTATCGGCGACGGAAAGGACGCGGTTGTGCATTTCAACCCGACCGCAGTCCCCAAGGAACATGGGCTTTCTGAAGGGTTGCTGTAG